The Candidatus Malacoplasma girerdii genome has a segment encoding these proteins:
- the trkA gene encoding Trk system potassium uptake protein TrkA: MNKNDYFILGYGKFGRRVTQTLIEKNNNVIVLDNNKEVIDKAPDTVSCAMCIDTTDINALKETGILNATCIIVAISDVQDSILTCANLVELGVKGNIIARAQNTMHKRVLKTIGIEHVAVPEEEVAHRVGLQAMYHFDESVHSLTADYVWVSLVVSNRNCTNQPLKDLNIRGKINASILFIKHNGENIFPVKSDTTLSLGDLVVIMASEKTLGLAIDFFTDSMFRSVNKEQEHENTPLVPQTKRRLRKIQIKLKKKTKNG, translated from the coding sequence AAAATGATTATTTCATATTAGGTTATGGAAAATTTGGTCGAAGAGTAACCCAAACATTAATTGAAAAAAACAATAATGTTATTGTTTTAGACAATAATAAAGAAGTTATTGACAAAGCGCCCGATACAGTATCATGTGCAATGTGTATTGACACAACTGACATTAATGCTTTAAAAGAAACAGGAATTTTAAATGCAACATGTATTATTGTGGCAATTAGTGATGTTCAAGATTCAATTTTAACGTGTGCTAATTTAGTTGAACTTGGTGTCAAAGGTAATATTATTGCTCGAGCACAAAACACAATGCATAAACGTGTTTTAAAAACAATTGGCATTGAACATGTTGCTGTACCTGAAGAAGAAGTGGCACACCGTGTTGGTTTGCAAGCAATGTATCACTTTGATGAAAGTGTACATAGTTTAACAGCTGATTATGTTTGAGTTAGTTTGGTTGTTTCTAACAGAAACTGTACCAACCAACCATTAAAAGATTTAAACATTCGTGGGAAGATTAATGCCTCAATTTTATTCATTAAACATAACGGAGAAAATATTTTCCCAGTAAAATCAGATACAACACTTTCATTGGGTGACTTAGTTGTTATTATGGCTAGTGAAAAAACATTAGGACTAGCAATTGATTTCTTTACTGATTCAATGTTTCGTTCAGTTAACAAAGAACAAGAACACGAAAACACCCCTTTAGTTCCACAAACAAAAAGACGTTTACGTAAGATACAAATCAAATTAAAGAAAAAGACAAAAAATGGCTAA